The nucleotide sequence ATCAAGCTTGCTCCATTATCTTGGGTTTTCATCCAAAACATCGGAAGATCTGAGTGGATTTGTAAAACAATATCCGGTCTTCATTTATGTTGCTTCTATTACTGCCGGTATTGTGGAAGAATACATTTTTAGAGGCTATATGATGACCAGAATTTATTCGGTAAGCGGAAGCAAATTTTGGGCAATTATTATTTCTTCCCTAATCTTTTCAGCAGCACATTATTCTTACGGCACAGCAGTTATGCTGGTACAGCCCTTTCTTTTTGGGTTAGTTTTCGCTGTTTTGTATTTCAAATACCGAAATCTTAAAGTCCTGATTGTTTTTCATATCCTGTGGGATATAATAATCCAGTATCTTTAACTCATTATTTTTAAATTTTAACATCAGCTATTTTGAATCAGTTTTTTCTAAAACTCAATGCACTTCCAAAAATAGTACTGCATAGTTTGGCTTGGGGTCTTTATATTTTGTACACGTATGGACTGAATCTGATTACGGTGAAAGACCTGCATATTACAGATATTCTTGCGCTGAGCTTGCCACTCATCTTGTTTTTTTATTTATGTCTTTTTGGGTTTAGTCTTTTTCGGAAAAATCTACTTGTGGCAGTCTTATATTTTATTGTGATTTTTGGATGTTTATTTGGAATGGGTTACTTACTGATTGATCATATATTCCCAAAATTCGGGATCAACATCAAATCAGATTCCTTTTCACTGGCGGCATACACGCAAGAAGTTTTAATTACTACTTTTAAATTTTTTATTTATGCATTGTTGTACTTTGTCATTCAGGAATGGCTGAAAACCCAGCAAAATTTGAAAAATTCAGAAGTAGAACGCTTGAAAGCAGAGGATTTGAAGAACAAAAAAGAAATTGAAAACATCAAATATCAATATGCATTTCTGCGTTCACAAATCAATCCTCATTTTCTTTATAATACACTCAATGTATTTTTTTCACAAGCTTTGAAAGTATCAGAACCTTTAGCAGAAAATATCCTGAAATTAAGTGATCTGATGCGTTATGCTTTGGATAATTCTGATGAAAATAACGGTAAAATTCAGCTTCAGAAGGAACTGGATCAGTTGCAAAGGGTGATTGACATCCAGCAAATGCGGTTTTCTGACCGAAAACAGATTCGTTTGAATATTGACGGCGATATTAAAGATCAAAAAATCCCACCGCTTTCCTTAATTACTATTGTTGAAAATTCTTTTAAATACGGTGATCTGAATGATCCTGTTCATCCTTTGGAAATTAATATTTGTGTTACGGACGAAATGGTCAGCGTAGATCTGAAAAATAAGAAACGAAAGAATACTTCGGAAATCTTGTCCAACAACATCGGAATCAATAATTTGAAACAAAGGCTGGATTATTCGTTTGCCGGGAAATATCAGCTTGATATTCGTGATCTCGAAAATTTTTATCATCTTCACCTTAGAATACAACAATGAACTCAATAAAATGTATCATTATTGATGATGAACAACACGCGATAGATGTACTGGAACATTATATCCTAAAACAGCACGATTTGCAGTTG is from Epilithonimonas vandammei and encodes:
- a CDS encoding sensor histidine kinase, which translates into the protein MNQFFLKLNALPKIVLHSLAWGLYILYTYGLNLITVKDLHITDILALSLPLILFFYLCLFGFSLFRKNLLVAVLYFIVIFGCLFGMGYLLIDHIFPKFGINIKSDSFSLAAYTQEVLITTFKFFIYALLYFVIQEWLKTQQNLKNSEVERLKAEDLKNKKEIENIKYQYAFLRSQINPHFLYNTLNVFFSQALKVSEPLAENILKLSDLMRYALDNSDENNGKIQLQKELDQLQRVIDIQQMRFSDRKQIRLNIDGDIKDQKIPPLSLITIVENSFKYGDLNDPVHPLEINICVTDEMVSVDLKNKKRKNTSEILSNNIGINNLKQRLDYSFAGKYQLDIRDLENFYHLHLRIQQ
- a CDS encoding CPBP family intramembrane glutamic endopeptidase, whose translation is MKALLFSTHQTDNKNYRNLLAVVGVCVPIVLYIITILYGKKLIVENFHLESLMAKVIISKILIWCIFFLTILYSLKIEKRKFTEWKDMPYRWPFYIKIIIFTFLAFAVIGIGTSSLLHYLGFSSKTSEDLSGFVKQYPVFIYVASITAGIVEEYIFRGYMMTRIYSVSGSKFWAIIISSLIFSAAHYSYGTAVMLVQPFLFGLVFAVLYFKYRNLKVLIVFHILWDIIIQYL